A window of Borrelia sp. A-FGy1 contains these coding sequences:
- the flgF gene encoding flagellar basal-body rod protein FlgF, whose translation MVRGIYTAASGMMAQRHRLDVIANNLANIDLTGYKKDLSIQKAFPEMLIRRLNDDGLYKFPSGYLETAPVIGKLGTGIEENEIYTSFEQGPLKITGNPLDVALTGEGFFVVQTPEGERYTRNGSFTIGKEGILVTKDGYPVIGEKGYIHLKENNFKITNQGQIFHNATFENNSRRLVSEHENSWENYELLDNLRIVNFEKTRFLKKQGNSLWNSTEISGQAKDIALGSRPKLEVNALEGSNVSAINEMVSMIEVNRAYEANQKTIQTEDLLLGKLINEIGKF comes from the coding sequence TTGGTAAGAGGAATTTATACTGCCGCTAGTGGAATGATGGCTCAAAGGCATAGGTTAGATGTTATTGCTAACAATTTAGCAAATATTGATCTTACAGGATATAAAAAAGATCTATCTATCCAAAAAGCTTTTCCGGAAATGTTAATTAGAAGATTAAATGATGATGGTCTTTACAAATTTCCTTCAGGTTATCTTGAGACAGCTCCAGTTATTGGAAAGCTTGGCACAGGAATTGAAGAGAACGAAATATATACTTCCTTTGAACAAGGACCATTAAAAATAACAGGCAATCCTCTTGATGTGGCATTAACAGGCGAAGGTTTTTTTGTAGTGCAAACTCCAGAAGGAGAAAGATATACAAGAAACGGTTCATTTACAATTGGAAAAGAAGGCATACTTGTTACAAAAGATGGATACCCTGTTATCGGAGAAAAAGGATATATTCATCTAAAAGAAAATAACTTTAAAATAACAAATCAAGGACAAATATTTCATAATGCAACATTTGAAAATAATTCTAGAAGGCTTGTAAGTGAACATGAAAACTCTTGGGAAAATTATGAACTTCTTGACAATCTAAGGATTGTAAATTTTGAAAAAACAAGATTTTTAAAAAAGCAAGGCAACTCACTCTGGAATAGTACAGAAATATCAGGACAAGCTAAAGATATTGCATTAGGATCAAGGCCTAAACTTGAAGTTAATGCTCTAGAAGGATCTAATGTAAGCGCTATTAACGAAATGGTGTCTATGATTGAAGTTAACAGAGCTTATGAAGCAAATCAAAAAACAATACAAACCGAGGATTTACTCCTTGGCAAATTAATTAATGAAATTGGTAAATTTTAA
- a CDS encoding adenine phosphoribosyltransferase has product MKDKTEYYDKFILKVPNFPRKDILFYDITNVLLNAEAYNSLIEDAYAFYSFKKIDCIAAVESRGYLIGSPLALKMKIPILLIRKEGKLPRQVLREEYELEYGFSSIEIHKDDVKNHSNILLVDDILATGGTLKAAALLLEKAGGVVSDIFCFIELLEIKGRDVLSKYNFNSLVRYS; this is encoded by the coding sequence GTGAAAGATAAGACTGAATATTATGATAAATTTATTTTAAAGGTACCTAACTTTCCAAGAAAAGATATACTTTTTTATGATATTACTAATGTATTATTAAATGCAGAAGCATATAATTCTTTAATAGAGGATGCATATGCTTTTTATTCATTTAAAAAAATTGATTGTATTGCGGCTGTTGAGTCAAGAGGATATCTTATTGGTTCTCCTTTGGCTTTGAAGATGAAAATACCTATTTTATTAATTAGAAAAGAGGGAAAGCTTCCAAGGCAAGTTTTAAGAGAAGAGTATGAACTTGAATATGGATTTAGTAGTATTGAAATACATAAAGATGATGTTAAGAATCATTCAAATATTTTGTTAGTAGATGATATTTTGGCTACTGGAGGTACTTTAAAAGCAGCTGCCCTTTTACTTGAAAAAGCAGGTGGGGTTGTATCTGATATATTTTGTTTTATTGAACTTTTGGAGATTAAAGGTAGAGATGTTTTAAGTAAGTATAATTTTAATTCTCTTGTGAGGTATTCTTAG
- the flgG gene encoding flagellar basal-body rod protein FlgG — MMRALWTAASGMKAQQYNIDTIANNLSNINTTGFKKIRTEFEDLIYQTQKRAGTPATENTVRPLGNQVGHGTKVSATHRIFEQGKLKTTNLNTDVAIEGDGFYKILLPDGTYGYTRDGSFKIDANGNLVTSQGYKLLPEISFPEEYIKDSLKISQEGILSVKIDNGSDPIEIGQIEISRFVNPAGLIATGNNIFKETIGSGEEISGAPGSDGMGRLRQGILEMSNVSIAEEMVTMIVAQRAYEINSKAIQTSDNMLGIANNLKR; from the coding sequence ATGATGAGAGCACTATGGACAGCAGCCAGTGGGATGAAAGCACAGCAATATAATATAGACACGATTGCCAATAACCTTTCAAATATAAACACTACAGGATTTAAAAAAATAAGAACTGAGTTTGAAGACTTAATATACCAAACACAAAAAAGAGCTGGTACTCCTGCTACTGAAAACACGGTAAGGCCTCTTGGAAATCAAGTTGGACATGGGACAAAAGTATCAGCAACACACAGAATTTTTGAGCAAGGAAAACTCAAGACTACGAACTTAAATACTGATGTTGCTATTGAAGGAGATGGATTTTATAAGATACTACTACCCGATGGAACTTACGGATATACAAGAGATGGCTCGTTTAAGATAGATGCAAACGGAAACCTTGTAACAAGCCAAGGGTATAAGTTATTGCCTGAAATATCTTTTCCTGAAGAATACATAAAAGATTCTCTTAAAATATCCCAAGAAGGAATATTATCAGTTAAAATTGATAATGGGTCTGATCCAATTGAAATTGGGCAAATAGAAATTTCAAGGTTCGTAAACCCAGCAGGCCTTATTGCAACTGGCAACAATATATTTAAAGAAACAATTGGCTCTGGGGAAGAAATATCAGGAGCTCCCGGTAGTGATGGAATGGGTAGACTAAGGCAAGGAATTCTTGAAATGTCAAATGTATCCATTGCAGAAGAGATGGTAACAATGATTGTTGCACAAAGAGCTTATGAGATAAATTCAAAAGCAATTCAAACTTCAGATAACATGTTAGGTATTGCTAATAACTTAAAAAGATAG
- a CDS encoding ribosomal-processing cysteine protease Prp, whose product MINISIKTYDYIIVYILANGHAKGNHCVNIVCSSFSLILRTFLSVLDYEEERFDVDNTSLGYLEFKASYKDLSKKSLFYYSNFLIRGVKDLCLEYPYDIKLILEEMNGNK is encoded by the coding sequence GTGATTAATATTTCAATAAAGACTTATGATTATATCATTGTTTATATTTTAGCTAATGGGCATGCTAAGGGAAATCATTGTGTTAATATAGTATGTTCTTCTTTTTCTTTAATTTTAAGAACTTTTTTAAGTGTTCTTGATTATGAAGAAGAGAGGTTTGATGTTGATAATACTTCTTTGGGTTATTTAGAATTTAAGGCTTCTTATAAGGATTTAAGCAAGAAAAGTCTTTTTTACTATAGTAATTTTTTAATAAGAGGAGTAAAAGATTTATGCCTTGAGTATCCTTATGATATTAAATTAATTTTGGAGGAAATGAATGGCAACAAGTAA
- the rpmA gene encoding 50S ribosomal protein L27, with product MATSKSGGSSKNGRDSISKRLGVKRSGGQFVRAGEIIVRQRGTKFHKGKNAGLGRDYTIFALKDGIVGFRTSRGRKYVNIV from the coding sequence ATGGCAACAAGTAAAAGTGGCGGTAGTTCTAAGAATGGAAGAGATTCTATATCTAAGAGGCTTGGTGTTAAAAGAAGTGGAGGACAATTTGTTAGGGCAGGAGAGATAATTGTTAGGCAAAGAGGTACTAAGTTTCATAAGGGAAAGAATGCTGGCCTAGGCAGAGATTATACAATCTTTGCATTGAAAGATGGTATAGTAGGGTTTAGAACTTCTAGAGGCCGAAAGTATGTAAATATTGTTTAA
- the rplU gene encoding 50S ribosomal protein L21 yields MYALLEINGKQYKAVMGETLKIDKIDSGEGEKLEFDSVMLINKEGYVKIGRPYVLGSCVRCTYLEDKKDKKVVSYRYRRRKSSERKVGHRQTYSYVLVNDIVY; encoded by the coding sequence GTGTATGCATTATTAGAGATAAATGGTAAGCAGTACAAAGCTGTTATGGGAGAGACTTTGAAAATAGATAAGATTGATTCTGGCGAGGGAGAAAAATTAGAATTTGATAGTGTAATGCTTATAAATAAAGAAGGGTATGTGAAAATAGGTAGGCCTTATGTTTTGGGTTCTTGTGTTAGATGTACTTATCTGGAAGATAAAAAAGATAAAAAAGTTGTATCTTATAGATATAGAAGAAGAAAATCAAGTGAACGAAAAGTAGGACATAGGCAAACTTATTCTTATGTATTGGTTAATGATATTGTTTATTAG